The proteins below come from a single Solea solea chromosome 6, fSolSol10.1, whole genome shotgun sequence genomic window:
- the abhd14b gene encoding protein ABHD14B, whose translation MSAVKMTEGSVELVLGCCKVPLFYRQSEPATGEARTSVLLLHGIRFSSENWLNIGTLETLAKAGCRAVAIDLPGLGRSKSAEAPVAVGELAPASFLKDVCEQLSLSPVVLISPSLSGMYSLPFLMQHPALIQAYVPVAPICTEKFTAEQYQSVKVPSLIVYGDQDAQLGETSLRNLSSLANHSVVVMKGAGHPCYLDDPDTWHKALTDFLNAL comes from the exons ATGTCAGCTGTGAAGATGACAGAGGGGAGTGTGGAGCTCGTCCTGGGGTGCTGCAAAGTGCCGCTCTTCTACAGACAGAGTGAACCTGCCACGGGGGAAGCGAGGACGTCAGTTTTACTCCTTCACGGGATCCGTTTCTCATCAGAAAACTGGCTCAACATCGGCACTCTGGAGACTCTGGCCAAAGCTGGCTGCCGCGCTGTCGCCATAGATCTGCCAG GACTCGGCCGGTCTAAGTCAGCTGAGGCCCCGGTGGCAGTGGGAGAACTGGCCCCTGCAAGTTTCCTGAAGgatgtgtgtgagcagctgagcCTGAGCCCGGTGGTGCTGATCAGCCCATCCCTCAGTGggatgtactccctccccttcCTCATGCAGCACCCGGCTCTAATACAAGCCTACGTCCCTGTAGCTCCCATCtgcacagagaaattcacagcaGAGCAGTACCAGAGCGTAAAG GTTCCCTCGCTCATCGTCTATGGCGACCAGGACGCTCAGCTCGGTGAGACGTCGCTCCGGAACCTGAGCagtctggccaatcacagcgtGGTGGTGATGAAAGGGGCGGGTCATCCCTGTTACCTGGACGACCCAGACACTTGGCACAAAGCTCTCACAGACTTCCTTAACGCACTCTGA